In a genomic window of Aquabacterium sp. NJ1:
- a CDS encoding SprT-like domain-containing protein, producing the protein MKASPSAASSATPHVDVALELQHAYDFFNRELFDAELPVCMITLQREKDTFGYFSAKRFGNSDGKHTDEIALNPGYFAVVPILEILQTLVHEMTHLWQHHYGEPGRGRYHNAEWANKMEAIGLMPSDTGKPGGKRTGDRIADYAMPSGRFLEAAKKLLTAEFRISWYDRYPPTGVCLAAESLESSALSVELGLPTSVVDSSPAVHADVGVRVAEQVSTASGVKGPDNRSNRLKYSCACKPAVNFWGKPGIKALCEVCRHPFVIPGAYGGRQHQHDVAEQDHLS; encoded by the coding sequence ATGAAAGCTTCACCATCAGCCGCGTCCTCGGCCACGCCACATGTTGACGTGGCATTGGAGCTGCAGCACGCCTATGACTTCTTCAACCGCGAACTGTTCGATGCTGAGTTGCCGGTTTGCATGATCACCTTGCAGCGCGAGAAGGATACCTTCGGGTACTTCTCAGCGAAGAGGTTCGGCAACAGCGATGGCAAGCACACAGACGAGATCGCCTTGAACCCCGGCTATTTTGCCGTGGTGCCAATTCTTGAGATCTTGCAGACCCTGGTCCATGAGATGACGCATCTTTGGCAGCATCACTACGGCGAACCTGGTCGCGGGCGTTACCACAACGCAGAGTGGGCCAACAAAATGGAGGCCATCGGGCTCATGCCCAGCGATACGGGCAAGCCAGGGGGCAAGCGCACTGGAGATCGGATCGCGGATTACGCCATGCCCAGTGGGCGCTTCCTGGAGGCGGCAAAGAAGCTCCTGACAGCCGAGTTCCGCATCTCGTGGTATGACCGCTATCCACCGACTGGGGTGTGTTTGGCGGCTGAATCCTTGGAGTCTTCTGCCTTGTCGGTTGAGCTGGGGTTGCCTACATCCGTGGTCGACTCATCCCCTGCTGTGCATGCCGACGTGGGTGTGCGCGTTGCTGAGCAAGTCTCTACCGCCTCGGGCGTCAAGGGGCCGGACAACAGATCCAACAGGCTGAAGTACTCGTGCGCGTGCAAGCCTGCAGTTAATTTCTGGGGCAAGCCTGGGATCAAGGCATTGTGTGAGGTTTGCCGCCACCCCTTT